In a single window of the Acidobacteriaceae bacterium genome:
- a CDS encoding SDR family oxidoreductase: MSATSAVDPAISSRRTAAASEPKRILVLGATSGIAEACIRLWASRGDHLFLVGRNAGRLAAVAADAGTRGATFVDTAVSDLDRTEHHGDLLAHAINTLGGLDVAYLALGVLGEQPKAERNFHDAAQIIHTNYTAPVSLLTWLASYCAQRHAGTIAVLSSVAGERGRKSNYVYGSSKAGLTAFVDGLRNRIDREGVRVITIKPGPVKTSMTQGMKGQERFADVDKVAASIVRSIDRGDDIVYVPGQWRLIMAVIRAIPERVFKKLNL; this comes from the coding sequence ATGAGCGCAACTTCCGCGGTTGATCCCGCAATCTCTTCCCGGCGCACGGCTGCGGCATCGGAGCCGAAACGCATCCTCGTGCTCGGCGCGACTTCAGGCATCGCTGAAGCTTGCATCCGGCTGTGGGCCAGCCGCGGCGATCACCTGTTCCTCGTTGGGCGCAACGCCGGACGTCTCGCCGCAGTGGCAGCGGACGCTGGCACACGTGGAGCGACGTTCGTCGATACGGCGGTTTCTGACCTCGACCGCACGGAGCATCACGGGGACCTGCTCGCGCACGCGATCAACACACTCGGCGGTTTGGATGTCGCGTATCTTGCGCTTGGCGTGCTCGGCGAACAGCCGAAGGCGGAGCGCAACTTCCATGATGCGGCGCAGATCATTCACACGAACTACACAGCGCCAGTGAGCCTTCTTACGTGGCTGGCGAGCTACTGCGCGCAGCGGCACGCAGGCACGATTGCGGTGCTCAGCTCCGTTGCGGGCGAACGCGGACGCAAATCGAACTACGTCTACGGCAGCTCGAAGGCCGGTTTGACGGCGTTCGTTGATGGTCTGCGGAATCGAATCGACCGCGAAGGCGTTCGGGTGATCACTATCAAGCCTGGCCCGGTGAAGACTTCGATGACCCAGGGCATGAAGGGCCAGGAGCGCTTTGCCGATGTTGATAAGGTTGCGGCGAGTATCGTGCGATCCATCGATCGCGGCGACGACATCGTCTACGTGCCCGGACAGTGGAGGCTGATCATGGCAGTGATCCGCGCTATCCCGGAGCGCGTCTTCAAGAAGTTGAATCTGTAG
- a CDS encoding glycosyltransferase family 39 protein, producing MAQTTDPRSERRSLLPILLVAAGVLLLHLLTNTRYGFHRDELQFLSDALHLDWGYVAYPPLTPFIERISMALFGLSMEGLRLFSVLAQVVVVITAGLIARTLGGNRLAQGLAALAVALSPIALFEGTEFQYTTFEQFAWVLATYGVVRLLSSEDERWWIWIGAFSGIGLMAKYTVVFFVIALLAGFLVTPARRLMASRWFVLGCALTVLIVLPNLVWQVRHDFISLHFLEHIHARDLRIGRGKASDFWIFQAILSENAFAIPLTIAGVVAAWRSVRYRAVSIAFVLTIVLFAGMKARGYYTAAIFPVVIAFGAAAFVQWASRRRPVWRRSIFAVLFAGILGLGVYFACVLVPIASGGALKTFALAHSEDLREQLGWDTFVQTVANVRDTLAPEQRASFGIVTANYGEQGAVELLGRSYGLPAPISTTNSAWLRGYPTPQPGTLIVTGLDFDDANGIFTGCRLAAHIGYPANLNNEESKYHPDIFVCGPPRLPWPEFWKKYQRFG from the coding sequence ATGGCGCAAACAACTGATCCCCGCAGCGAACGGCGTAGCCTGCTTCCGATTCTCCTTGTCGCGGCCGGCGTTCTTCTGCTTCACCTGCTTACGAATACGCGGTATGGGTTTCATCGTGATGAACTGCAGTTCCTCTCCGACGCCTTGCATCTAGACTGGGGCTACGTTGCCTATCCTCCGCTGACGCCCTTTATTGAGCGGATTTCGATGGCGCTTTTCGGGCTATCGATGGAAGGGTTGCGGTTGTTCTCGGTATTGGCGCAAGTCGTTGTCGTGATCACGGCCGGCCTGATCGCGCGAACGCTCGGTGGCAACCGTCTCGCGCAAGGCCTGGCGGCGCTGGCGGTTGCGCTCTCACCCATCGCGCTATTCGAGGGCACGGAGTTTCAGTACACGACATTCGAGCAGTTCGCCTGGGTGCTTGCCACGTACGGCGTCGTTCGCCTCCTGAGCAGCGAAGACGAACGATGGTGGATTTGGATCGGTGCGTTCAGTGGTATTGGCCTGATGGCGAAGTACACCGTCGTCTTCTTCGTCATCGCTCTGCTGGCGGGATTTCTTGTGACGCCGGCGCGGCGTCTGATGGCCAGCCGCTGGTTTGTGCTGGGGTGTGCTCTCACAGTTCTGATTGTTCTGCCGAATCTTGTGTGGCAGGTGCGTCACGATTTCATCTCACTGCACTTCCTCGAGCATATTCACGCGCGCGACCTGCGCATCGGCCGTGGGAAGGCGAGCGACTTCTGGATCTTCCAGGCGATCCTATCGGAGAACGCCTTTGCGATTCCGCTCACAATTGCGGGTGTCGTTGCAGCCTGGCGCAGCGTGCGATACCGCGCGGTGAGTATCGCCTTTGTGCTCACGATTGTTCTGTTCGCTGGTATGAAGGCGCGCGGGTACTATACCGCCGCGATTTTCCCGGTGGTCATCGCTTTCGGTGCAGCGGCATTTGTGCAGTGGGCGTCACGACGGCGTCCTGTATGGCGGCGGAGCATTTTTGCTGTTCTGTTCGCAGGCATTTTGGGCTTGGGTGTGTACTTTGCGTGCGTGCTCGTTCCGATTGCATCCGGAGGCGCGCTGAAGACGTTCGCGCTCGCACACAGCGAGGATCTGCGAGAGCAGCTTGGCTGGGACACCTTCGTGCAGACCGTGGCGAATGTTCGCGACACGCTCGCGCCGGAGCAGCGCGCCAGCTTCGGCATCGTTACGGCGAATTACGGTGAGCAGGGAGCAGTTGAGCTCCTCGGCCGCAGCTACGGGCTGCCTGCGCCGATCAGCACGACGAACTCGGCGTGGCTGCGCGGCTATCCCACGCCGCAACCCGGCACGCTGATCGTGACCGGCCTGGATTTTGATGACGCCAACGGGATATTCACCGGCTGCCGGCTCGCGGCACACATCGGATACCCGGCAAATCTCAACAATGAAGAGAGCAAGTACCATCCGGACATCTTTGTTTGCGGGCCACCGCGGCTTCCATGGCCCGAATTCTGGAAGAAGTACCAGCGATTCGGCTGA
- a CDS encoding FAD-binding oxidoreductase, producing the protein MPSVVETPTTSAPPETSPAKPPFESWGRYPVYDADVRSIHWQDQFPRVIDGVHHGALPVGMGRSYGDVCLLKDGTLVKTTGMNRLLGFDPATGVLTAEAGITLAQILDFAVPRGFFLPVSPGTKYVTLGGAIANDIHGKNHHVAGTFGCHVPQFELVRSDGTRLRCSPRENPDLYSATIGGLGLTGMITWAQLRLKRIVNRQINYEGIQFHGIDEFLDLTAQSQNIEYTVSWIDVTSTGKNFARGIFMQGDHVQIPGELKPSRAPKLTFPMELPGWALNGATVGLFNTLFFNKQMKHRVTALQDYEPFFYPLDAVLKWNKMYGKRGLLQFQYAIPWEHAREGTIAILHEVAKSGLASFLAVLKAFGDVPSPGMMSFPKPGITLALDFPIKPEKSFALFDRLAEMTYEFGGRLYPAKDARMTAPQFQAFYPQWQRFARFKDPALTSSFWERVVGAQGFMK; encoded by the coding sequence ATGCCCTCTGTGGTTGAGACCCCCACAACCAGCGCCCCACCTGAGACAAGTCCTGCGAAGCCGCCCTTCGAATCGTGGGGCCGCTATCCCGTCTACGACGCAGACGTGCGCTCGATCCATTGGCAGGACCAGTTCCCGCGCGTGATTGATGGCGTGCACCACGGAGCGCTCCCTGTGGGGATGGGCCGCAGCTACGGCGATGTCTGCCTGTTGAAGGACGGCACGCTGGTCAAGACGACCGGTATGAACCGCCTGCTGGGGTTTGATCCGGCGACGGGCGTGTTGACGGCAGAGGCCGGAATCACGCTCGCTCAGATTCTCGACTTCGCTGTGCCGCGCGGCTTCTTTCTTCCTGTTTCGCCGGGCACGAAGTACGTCACGCTGGGCGGCGCGATCGCGAATGATATCCACGGCAAAAATCATCACGTTGCCGGAACCTTCGGGTGCCACGTGCCGCAGTTTGAGCTCGTTCGCTCCGACGGCACGCGGCTGCGCTGCTCGCCGAGAGAGAATCCGGACTTGTACTCGGCGACGATCGGCGGCCTCGGTCTGACCGGCATGATCACGTGGGCGCAACTTCGTCTCAAGCGCATCGTCAACCGGCAGATCAATTACGAGGGTATCCAGTTTCACGGGATCGACGAGTTTCTCGATCTCACCGCGCAGTCGCAGAACATCGAGTACACCGTCAGTTGGATCGATGTAACGTCTACCGGCAAAAACTTCGCGCGCGGCATCTTCATGCAGGGCGATCACGTTCAGATTCCGGGCGAACTCAAGCCTTCGCGCGCGCCCAAGCTTACGTTTCCGATGGAGCTGCCAGGCTGGGCGCTGAACGGCGCGACTGTGGGCCTGTTCAACACACTGTTCTTCAACAAGCAGATGAAGCATCGCGTGACTGCGCTGCAGGATTATGAGCCGTTCTTTTATCCCCTCGACGCTGTACTGAAGTGGAACAAGATGTACGGCAAGCGTGGGCTGCTGCAGTTCCAGTATGCGATTCCGTGGGAGCATGCGCGTGAAGGGACGATTGCAATTCTGCATGAGGTGGCGAAGTCCGGTCTCGCGAGTTTCCTCGCCGTGTTGAAGGCGTTCGGTGATGTTCCTTCGCCGGGCATGATGAGCTTCCCGAAACCGGGCATTACACTCGCGCTCGACTTCCCCATCAAACCTGAGAAGAGCTTCGCGCTGTTCGATCGTCTCGCCGAGATGACGTACGAGTTTGGCGGCCGGCTCTATCCAGCCAAGGACGCACGCATGACCGCACCGCAGTTTCAGGCGTTTTATCCGCAGTGGCAGCGGTTCGCGCGCTTCAAGGACCCGGCGCTTACCTCAAGCTTCTGGGAGCGCGTGGTCGGCGCACAGGGATTCATGAAATGA
- a CDS encoding TolC family protein, with translation MAQQPASTQQNPPASTVPTPSPAAPPAATSLPQQPQSVPVPQQQPEQPSPSPALPPNMNLPALSPVPTQRTIPEGPNAQQAPNAQMEQPPISPLTQHVDTPEAPAPQVTGAMNSKTRPEREETHGITPNFLGFLGPFRQPAVPPLFDGSETRLQSLIRDGKLYLTLQDAISLALENNLDVETERYDLVLARADEVRAKGGGNLRGIDYSVAEPPNGVGGPGSPLLAAETTNTNPVSPTVTDLTSLNSTAQTTLSLSQLGTGFQYAPGPDIPIFDPQLLGVAGWLRRSDTVNLTSATGTTGTTGTAASTAPLDFTALNLGYIQGFSTGAQLEAIVNNDSEVLYGASSKYDPFYSPSTSLTLIQPLLRGRGRNVNLRYIRIARTNQKISRLLFEQQVLDTIYGVSRLYFDLVSLGENVLVQQESLRAATKLREDDQSQVDLGTLAPIELTRAQALESSSRFSLIQAQGLYKQEEIILKNQLLRTASPVFTAQFDEIIPTDRIIVPDQPEPIDVPALIREGLAQRPDLAQAKLQVEAGKINVEASRNGVLPQLNLYGNVEVRGTTEQPFEIIGSTGTGQPSVPSELAAGGLRTSTIYQAGVELMLPLRNRVAASDAARDTVELRQVEGRTEKLSQQIREEIETAVVALQTAQAAYVAATASRQYQSQLLDAERDKLSVGQSTDLAVLQDEAYLAQARSTEIAARSNWKKAQIELDHDLGDLLEKNHIVLDDAIRGTLPQ, from the coding sequence ATGGCACAACAGCCTGCGAGCACGCAGCAGAACCCGCCGGCTTCAACTGTGCCAACTCCCTCGCCTGCCGCGCCACCGGCGGCGACGTCTCTCCCACAGCAACCGCAGAGCGTTCCAGTTCCTCAACAGCAGCCAGAACAGCCTTCGCCATCGCCGGCACTGCCTCCCAACATGAATTTGCCGGCGCTAAGTCCCGTGCCAACGCAGCGGACTATACCCGAGGGCCCGAACGCGCAGCAGGCTCCGAACGCACAGATGGAGCAACCGCCGATCTCTCCGCTCACCCAACACGTGGACACGCCCGAAGCGCCGGCGCCGCAGGTTACCGGTGCGATGAACAGCAAAACGCGACCGGAGCGCGAAGAGACCCATGGGATTACGCCGAACTTCCTCGGCTTTCTCGGGCCGTTCCGACAGCCGGCTGTGCCGCCGCTGTTTGATGGCAGCGAGACCCGGCTGCAATCGCTGATTCGCGACGGAAAGCTCTACCTCACTCTGCAGGACGCGATCTCACTCGCGCTCGAGAACAATCTCGACGTCGAGACCGAGCGCTACGATCTTGTGCTGGCGCGTGCGGATGAAGTGCGTGCGAAAGGCGGAGGAAATCTGCGCGGCATTGACTACTCGGTAGCTGAGCCGCCGAATGGTGTCGGCGGGCCGGGTTCGCCGCTCCTGGCAGCAGAGACGACGAACACTAATCCCGTTTCGCCAACTGTAACGGACCTGACGAGCCTGAACTCGACCGCACAGACGACGCTCTCGTTGTCTCAGCTCGGCACGGGATTTCAATACGCGCCCGGGCCGGACATTCCGATCTTCGACCCGCAGTTGCTCGGCGTGGCTGGCTGGCTGCGCCGCTCTGACACGGTGAATCTCACCAGCGCAACCGGGACTACCGGCACAACTGGCACCGCGGCTTCTACGGCTCCGCTGGATTTCACCGCGTTGAATCTTGGTTATATACAGGGGTTTTCAACTGGAGCGCAGCTCGAAGCCATCGTCAACAATGACTCCGAAGTGCTCTACGGAGCGTCCTCGAAGTACGACCCGTTCTACTCGCCCAGCACTTCTCTGACACTGATTCAGCCACTGTTGCGCGGGCGCGGACGTAACGTGAATCTGCGCTACATCCGCATCGCGCGCACGAACCAGAAGATCTCCCGACTACTGTTCGAGCAGCAGGTGCTGGACACAATCTATGGAGTCTCGCGCCTCTACTTCGATCTCGTATCGCTCGGTGAGAACGTGCTCGTGCAGCAGGAGAGCCTGCGCGCCGCAACCAAGCTGCGCGAAGACGACCAGAGCCAGGTCGATCTCGGCACGCTCGCACCGATTGAACTCACGCGCGCGCAAGCACTCGAAAGCTCCAGCCGATTCTCGCTGATCCAGGCGCAGGGACTCTATAAACAAGAGGAGATCATCCTTAAAAATCAGTTGCTGCGCACAGCTTCGCCTGTGTTCACGGCACAGTTCGATGAGATCATCCCAACCGATCGCATCATTGTGCCGGATCAGCCCGAGCCGATCGATGTGCCTGCGCTCATTCGCGAGGGTCTTGCGCAGCGACCTGATCTCGCACAGGCAAAGTTGCAGGTCGAGGCTGGAAAGATCAATGTCGAGGCGAGCCGCAACGGAGTGCTGCCGCAGTTAAATCTCTACGGCAATGTTGAAGTTCGCGGGACAACAGAGCAGCCGTTCGAGATCATTGGCTCGACCGGAACCGGTCAGCCGAGTGTGCCCTCGGAGCTTGCCGCGGGTGGACTGCGCACCTCAACCATCTACCAGGCCGGTGTGGAGCTTATGCTGCCACTGCGTAATCGTGTTGCAGCCAGCGACGCCGCACGCGATACGGTTGAGCTGCGCCAGGTGGAAGGACGAACGGAGAAGCTTTCACAGCAGATTCGCGAAGAGATTGAAACTGCCGTCGTCGCGCTACAGACAGCGCAGGCGGCGTACGTCGCCGCAACGGCAAGTCGTCAGTATCAGTCACAGTTGCTCGATGCCGAGCGCGACAAACTAAGCGTGGGCCAGTCCACGGACCTCGCCGTGCTGCAGGACGAAGCCTATCTTGCGCAGGCACGATCGACGGAGATCGCAGCGCGCTCGAACTGGAAGAAGGCGCAGATTGAGCTCGATCACGACCTTGGCGATCTGCTCGAAAAAAATCACATCGTGCTGGATGATGCGATTCGCGGAACGCTTCCTCAATGA
- a CDS encoding efflux RND transporter periplasmic adaptor subunit has translation MADEMDDPKKRDDERRLPWPEESDPSRLGERFEHGPTPEQRGMGRSFERSSEADEYELGREFADPDYVERQRLARSFADPNALDDARLGKSFEETNSSRKRKKPAVRERVHKPVNHRKLWIFMIGFAVLFLIVLLAGWLPRHNRNKEIDQRAKQEQNEKPVVDAAKVEAAPTQEGLVLPGTTIPLTEAYVYARANGYLKTRLADIGDQVRKNQLLAVIDAPDLDQQVAQAKQQLMQAERQLDQQKSQLALATVTVQRYRVLVAKGVFSRQDGDQQEANYTSQLANVAAAQRNVDAYHANLDRMIALQSYEYVRAPFSGVITQRNVDVGALIAASGTTSGAESAPAPEGQTSTSGGSTQAGQVNTGGSSGTTSTAATTTQSPGQGGPLFGIAQTQRLRILVSVPEGYVTSIHAGGHAQLSFQEYPGVNFTGDITRTADSVDPNTRTMLTEVQVDNHNGKLVPGMYTVVTFPPTQGIEGPLLVSGDAVVIRHDQTTIAKIVNGKVHIVPVTIGRDLGDMVEILTGLNAGDVIVTNVTDDVVDGAEVEPHLMKTPEQQPQQAPQNAPPGGNSRYSNEGITDQNLQGKQQQNQKSQQQGKKNGNQSESKP, from the coding sequence ATGGCCGACGAGATGGACGACCCCAAGAAGCGAGATGACGAACGGCGGCTGCCCTGGCCAGAGGAGAGCGACCCTTCGCGATTGGGCGAACGGTTTGAGCACGGCCCGACGCCGGAGCAACGCGGCATGGGGCGAAGCTTCGAACGCAGCAGCGAGGCCGATGAATACGAGCTTGGCCGTGAATTCGCTGACCCCGATTACGTCGAACGTCAGCGATTGGCGCGCTCTTTCGCTGATCCGAATGCGCTGGACGACGCACGGCTGGGCAAGAGCTTCGAGGAGACAAACTCCAGCCGAAAACGAAAAAAGCCGGCAGTCCGAGAACGCGTTCACAAGCCAGTCAACCACCGCAAGCTTTGGATCTTCATGATCGGATTTGCGGTTTTGTTCCTGATCGTGCTGCTCGCGGGCTGGCTGCCGCGGCACAATCGCAACAAAGAGATCGATCAGCGCGCAAAGCAGGAGCAGAACGAGAAGCCTGTGGTCGATGCAGCCAAGGTTGAAGCGGCGCCGACTCAGGAAGGGCTCGTGCTTCCAGGGACGACGATTCCGCTTACCGAGGCGTATGTATATGCCCGCGCCAACGGATATCTGAAGACGCGGCTGGCGGACATTGGCGATCAAGTACGCAAAAATCAGTTGCTGGCCGTCATCGACGCGCCGGATCTCGATCAGCAGGTAGCGCAGGCGAAGCAGCAACTCATGCAGGCGGAGCGGCAACTCGATCAGCAGAAGTCGCAGCTTGCGCTGGCGACCGTTACGGTGCAGCGCTATCGCGTGCTGGTGGCGAAGGGCGTCTTCTCGCGGCAGGATGGCGATCAGCAGGAGGCAAACTACACCTCACAACTGGCAAATGTGGCGGCGGCGCAGCGAAACGTGGACGCGTACCACGCGAATCTCGACCGCATGATCGCGCTGCAGAGCTACGAGTATGTGCGCGCGCCATTCTCCGGTGTGATCACGCAGCGCAACGTGGATGTCGGCGCGTTGATCGCAGCATCAGGCACAACCTCAGGAGCGGAAAGTGCACCCGCGCCGGAAGGACAGACGTCGACCTCAGGCGGATCTACGCAGGCGGGACAAGTGAACACTGGCGGAAGCTCCGGCACGACGAGCACTGCGGCAACAACAACGCAGTCTCCAGGACAGGGCGGCCCGCTGTTCGGCATCGCGCAGACGCAGCGGCTGCGAATTCTCGTGTCGGTTCCCGAGGGCTACGTCACCTCGATCCACGCAGGCGGCCACGCGCAGCTCTCTTTCCAGGAGTATCCCGGCGTCAACTTTACGGGCGACATCACGCGCACCGCCGACTCCGTCGATCCGAACACGCGCACGATGCTGACCGAGGTGCAGGTGGACAATCACAACGGCAAGCTCGTGCCCGGAATGTATACGGTCGTGACCTTCCCGCCAACGCAGGGCATCGAAGGACCGCTGCTCGTTTCGGGCGATGCGGTTGTGATTCGTCATGACCAGACAACAATTGCAAAGATCGTGAATGGAAAAGTCCACATTGTCCCTGTGACGATCGGACGCGACCTGGGCGATATGGTCGAAATCCTCACCGGGCTGAACGCAGGCGATGTCATCGTAACGAATGTGACAGACGACGTGGTGGACGGTGCGGAGGTCGAGCCGCACCTTATGAAGACGCCGGAGCAGCAGCCGCAGCAGGCTCCGCAAAATGCGCCGCCCGGTGGAAACTCGCGTTACAGCAACGAGGGGATCACCGATCAGAATCTCCAGGGAAAGCAGCAACAGAACCAGAAGAGCCAGCAGCAGGGCAAGAAGAACGGCAACCAGAGCGAGAGCAAGCCGTGA
- a CDS encoding efflux RND transporter permease subunit, with protein sequence MWIVRLALRRPYTFVVLSLLIAVLGIGSAIETPKDIFPYINIPVVTIVWTYTGLTPTEMAGRIVTISERALTTTVNDIEHTESESHQGIAVIKVYFQPGVQIAAAEAQVTAVMQTILKITPPGTTAPFMIKYDASAVPILQLSMGGQGLSEADLYDQSLNFVRPLLATVQGASLPSPYGGKVRDVMIDTDPNLMYAHHLSAADVSTAMSQQNLILPAGTARIGDREYVVRTNSSPATMAAMNDLPIRAANGAVVYVKDVAQVHIGYAVQTNIVRENGKRSALLTVLKNGNTSTLSIVQDVKNHLPRIEAELAPLKITPLFDQSIFVRTSIDEVAREAIIAAALTALMILLFLGSWRSTLIVCISIPLSIATSLVILAAIGQTINVMTLGGMALAVGILVDDATVEIENTHRNMGLKKPLTRAILDSAQQVAAPAFVSTLSICIVFVPVVLLTGAAKFLFTPLAMAVVFAMLASYFLSRTLVPTMMHFLLAKELALYQSPSESDREAKKNFVWRWHMKFDHKFERLQHYYKQLLEWCVDNAGITLLLFGVLLVLSLPLTFFIGRDFFPYVDSGQMRLEVEPPQGMRIEDAEQYFSRVDAEIRRALPADRVSLLLDNIGLPNSGINLAFSSAPPVSSSDGEILISLKPGKRQTEEFMRTLRDDLRQKFPDGTFYFAPANITNEILDFGLPAPIDLQVVGHGQGNYVLAKKLEKEVAAIPGAVDVHLHQLVEYPTLDINVDRTKARQIGLTQQDVAQSTLISLSGTSQVAPNEWLNPLNGVNYNVVVQTPQYRISSLPELSRTPITTPQGNATQMLGNVASFHRDESPIIVNHYDIEPVYDIYANVDQRDLGGVASEIQKIIAHQKVSKATQLELRGQVATMNDSFTRLGLGILFAIGLVYLLMAVNFQSWLDPLIILMAIPCAFCGILWTLFLTQTTFNVPSLMGAIMTIGVATANSILMVVFANDERLEGKHRREAAINAGHTRLRPVLMTALAMIIGMFPMALALGEGGEQNAPLGRAVIGGLIFATVGTLFLVPTIYSLLKKHPPIDYTKEIEEEYHEGEEPKKQTSSGSTQEQPA encoded by the coding sequence ATGTGGATCGTACGACTGGCGCTACGCCGCCCCTATACCTTCGTCGTGCTATCGCTGCTTATCGCGGTGCTGGGCATTGGATCGGCGATTGAGACGCCGAAGGACATTTTTCCGTATATCAACATCCCTGTTGTGACGATTGTCTGGACTTATACCGGCCTGACACCGACGGAGATGGCCGGGCGCATCGTGACGATTTCCGAACGCGCGCTGACGACGACGGTCAATGACATCGAACACACGGAAAGCGAAAGCCACCAGGGCATCGCCGTCATCAAGGTGTACTTTCAGCCGGGAGTGCAGATCGCTGCGGCCGAGGCGCAGGTCACAGCGGTCATGCAAACGATCCTGAAGATTACTCCGCCGGGAACAACAGCGCCGTTCATGATTAAGTACGACGCTTCGGCGGTACCGATCCTGCAGCTGAGCATGGGTGGGCAGGGGCTGAGCGAGGCCGATCTCTATGACCAGAGCCTGAACTTTGTGCGACCTTTGCTGGCCACAGTGCAGGGCGCGTCCCTTCCCTCTCCTTATGGCGGGAAGGTGCGCGACGTCATGATCGACACCGATCCGAACCTGATGTACGCGCACCATCTGTCAGCGGCGGACGTCTCGACGGCGATGAGCCAGCAGAACCTGATTCTGCCCGCGGGCACGGCGCGAATCGGCGATCGCGAATACGTCGTCAGGACCAACTCGAGCCCCGCAACCATGGCCGCGATGAATGATTTGCCGATCAGAGCGGCGAATGGCGCCGTCGTCTACGTAAAGGACGTCGCGCAGGTGCACATCGGCTACGCCGTCCAAACCAATATTGTTCGCGAGAACGGCAAGCGCTCCGCGCTGCTGACGGTCCTGAAGAATGGCAACACGTCGACGCTCTCCATTGTGCAGGACGTCAAGAACCACCTGCCCAGGATTGAAGCCGAGCTCGCGCCGCTGAAGATTACGCCGCTCTTCGATCAGTCGATCTTTGTCCGCACGAGCATCGACGAGGTTGCGCGCGAGGCGATCATCGCCGCCGCGTTGACGGCGCTGATGATTCTGCTGTTCCTCGGGTCATGGCGGTCGACCCTGATCGTCTGCATCTCGATTCCGCTGTCGATTGCGACCTCACTCGTGATTCTCGCGGCGATTGGACAGACGATCAATGTGATGACGCTTGGCGGCATGGCGCTGGCGGTCGGCATCCTGGTAGACGATGCCACGGTGGAGATTGAGAACACACATCGCAACATGGGGCTGAAGAAGCCGCTGACGCGAGCGATTCTCGATTCCGCCCAGCAGGTGGCCGCGCCGGCGTTTGTCTCCACGCTCTCCATCTGCATTGTCTTCGTGCCCGTGGTGCTGCTGACCGGAGCTGCGAAGTTTCTGTTTACGCCGCTCGCCATGGCCGTCGTGTTCGCCATGCTGGCCAGCTACTTCCTCTCGCGCACACTCGTGCCGACGATGATGCACTTCCTGCTGGCCAAGGAGCTCGCGCTTTATCAGAGCCCCAGCGAGAGCGACCGCGAGGCAAAGAAAAATTTCGTGTGGCGTTGGCACATGAAGTTCGACCATAAATTCGAGCGGCTGCAGCACTACTACAAGCAGCTGCTGGAGTGGTGTGTCGACAACGCTGGTATCACGCTGCTGTTGTTCGGAGTCCTGCTGGTGTTGTCGCTTCCGCTGACATTCTTTATTGGCCGCGACTTCTTCCCCTACGTGGACTCCGGGCAGATGCGCCTGGAAGTTGAGCCGCCGCAGGGCATGCGAATTGAGGATGCCGAACAGTACTTCTCCAGGGTGGACGCGGAAATTCGCCGGGCTCTTCCAGCCGACCGCGTGAGCCTGCTGCTCGACAATATCGGGCTGCCCAACAGCGGCATCAATCTCGCCTTTTCGAGTGCGCCCCCTGTCTCCAGCTCCGATGGCGAGATTCTGATTTCATTGAAGCCAGGCAAGAGGCAGACGGAAGAATTCATGCGCACGCTGCGCGATGATCTTCGGCAGAAGTTTCCCGATGGCACGTTCTATTTCGCACCCGCGAACATTACGAATGAAATTCTGGATTTCGGACTGCCTGCGCCGATCGATCTGCAAGTGGTCGGACACGGCCAGGGCAATTATGTGCTCGCGAAGAAGCTGGAGAAGGAAGTAGCGGCAATTCCGGGAGCCGTGGATGTGCACCTTCACCAGTTGGTGGAGTATCCAACACTCGATATCAACGTGGACCGCACCAAGGCGCGGCAGATTGGACTGACGCAGCAGGATGTCGCGCAGTCCACGCTGATCTCTCTTTCCGGAACGTCACAGGTCGCGCCAAACGAGTGGCTCAATCCGCTAAATGGCGTGAACTACAACGTGGTGGTGCAGACGCCGCAATACAGGATCTCGTCACTGCCGGAGCTTTCGCGCACACCGATAACGACCCCGCAGGGGAATGCGACGCAGATGTTGGGCAACGTCGCCTCATTCCATCGCGATGAATCGCCCATCATCGTGAACCATTACGACATCGAGCCTGTATACGACATCTACGCGAATGTCGATCAACGCGACCTGGGCGGTGTTGCGAGCGAAATTCAAAAGATCATCGCTCACCAGAAGGTGTCGAAGGCAACGCAGTTGGAGTTGCGCGGACAGGTAGCGACGATGAATGATTCGTTCACGCGCCTTGGGCTCGGCATTCTCTTCGCCATCGGGCTGGTGTATCTGCTGATGGCGGTGAACTTCCAAAGCTGGCTCGATCCGCTGATCATCCTGATGGCGATTCCGTGCGCGTTCTGCGGGATTCTGTGGACGCTGTTCCTGACGCAGACGACCTTCAATGTGCCTAGCCTGATGGGCGCGATCATGACGATCGGTGTGGCGACAGCGAACTCGATCCTGATGGTGGTCTTCGCGAACGATGAACGCTTGGAAGGCAAACATCGCCGCGAGGCCGCCATCAACGCCGGACATACGCGGCTGCGGCCGGTACTTATGACCGCGCTGGCGATGATCATCGGCATGTTCCCGATGGCGCTCGCGCTTGGCGAAGGCGGCGAGCAGAATGCGCCGCTGGGACGCGCGGTGATCGGTGGTCTGATCTTTGCGACCGTAGGCACGCTGTTTCTCGTGCCGACGATTTATTCCCTGCTGAAGAAACATCCTCCCATCGACTACACGAAGGAGATTGAGGAGGAGTATCACGAAGGCGAAGAGCCTAAGAAGCAGACATCCTCCGGCAGCACACAGGAGCAGCCCGCGTAG